From Alteribacter lacisalsi, a single genomic window includes:
- the pdaA gene encoding delta-lactam-biosynthetic de-N-acetylase: protein MLITLLLMADSAFAFSTQVYNWNFKPKENNEPPTTEPHYEQLLEKYGGFYIGDTSKKDIYLTFDNGYENGYTQKVLDVLKEKQVPAAFFVTGHYMDTERELIKRMVEEGHIVGNHSYHHPSLPEVDDARLKRELENLKNLYTEVTGDSQMQYLRPPRGTFSEKSLALSQQFGYTNVFWSFAYVDWEVNRQKGWQHAYDSIMRRIHPGAVMLLHSVSSDNAEALPKVIDDLRAKGYEFKSLDHLAVANKVTPFRREEERYGKNE, encoded by the coding sequence ATGCTAATCACGCTTCTGCTGATGGCAGATTCTGCGTTTGCTTTCAGTACGCAGGTGTATAACTGGAATTTCAAACCGAAGGAAAATAACGAACCGCCAACAACTGAGCCTCACTATGAACAGCTGCTGGAAAAATACGGCGGCTTTTATATCGGTGATACTTCCAAAAAGGACATTTACCTCACCTTTGATAACGGATATGAAAACGGCTATACACAGAAAGTGCTCGACGTGCTGAAGGAAAAGCAAGTGCCAGCGGCCTTCTTTGTAACCGGCCACTACATGGATACCGAGCGGGAGCTGATTAAGCGGATGGTTGAGGAAGGGCATATTGTCGGAAACCATTCCTATCACCACCCAAGCCTTCCGGAAGTGGACGATGCGAGGCTGAAACGGGAGCTTGAAAACCTGAAAAACCTCTACACTGAAGTGACCGGGGATAGCCAAATGCAGTATCTCCGGCCTCCCCGGGGGACGTTCAGCGAAAAAAGCCTGGCACTTTCCCAGCAATTCGGCTACACGAACGTGTTCTGGTCATTTGCCTATGTTGACTGGGAAGTGAACAGACAGAAAGGCTGGCAGCACGCGTATGACTCGATCATGAGGCGAATCCATCCTGGGGCAGTGATGCTGCTTCATTCGGTCTCAAGTGACAACGCCGAAGCGCTTCCGAAAGTAATCGACGACCTGCGCGCTAAGGGGTATGAATTCAAAAGTCTGGATCATCTTGCTGTGGCAAATAAAGTAACCCCTTTTCGCCGTGAAGAAGAGCGATACGGAAAAAACGAGTAG